The Methanohalophilus portucalensis genome window below encodes:
- a CDS encoding shikimate kinase yields the protein MIITLIGMAGVGKSTIGKLLASHLGYKFVDVDDLIKQRIGGPLQDYLDEKGDSAFIKVEEDAILDLDLEDKIVISTGGSAIYSEAAMEILSEKSLIILLDDTFPNIRKRISHPWKRGIVGFREKGIKKLYLERWQLYRKYADIVVDINGMANKKKVVDDIVEKSKELCNSTFDTFSL from the coding sequence ATGATCATTACCCTAATTGGAATGGCCGGTGTCGGAAAAAGCACTATTGGGAAACTCCTTGCCTCCCATTTAGGCTATAAATTTGTTGATGTGGATGACCTTATCAAGCAGAGAATAGGCGGACCTTTACAGGATTATCTTGACGAAAAAGGAGATTCAGCTTTTATCAAAGTTGAAGAGGATGCCATACTAGATTTGGATTTAGAGGATAAAATAGTGATTTCTACAGGTGGTAGTGCAATTTATTCGGAAGCTGCAATGGAAATCCTTTCTGAAAAATCTTTGATTATACTTCTTGATGATACCTTTCCCAATATAAGAAAAAGAATATCCCATCCCTGGAAAAGGGGGATTGTGGGTTTCCGGGAAAAAGGAATTAAGAAATTGTATTTGGAAAGATGGCAATTGTACCGGAAATATGCAGATATTGTTGTTGACATCAATGGAATGGCAAACAAAAAGAAAGTGGTAGACGATATTGTGGAAAAGAGTAAAGAACTCTGTAATTCCACTTTTGACACTTTCAGTTTGTGA
- a CDS encoding acetate uptake transporter — MEGNIEMVKAEVADTTANPAPLGFTGLGLSAVLLSLTYVGLFPLDSMIVSMAIFLGGFAQVFAGIMAWKKGDVFAGTAFNAFGLFWFSLAGLIILQSLGWAAAAEPMSMAAYLFIWGVYTFVMLIGTLKMCNGSRVIQFVFLTLFILFILLAIINATGMTGLLVIAGIDGLLLGFGSLYAALAMVLNEICEKPVAPGI, encoded by the coding sequence ATGGAAGGAAATATTGAAATGGTGAAAGCCGAAGTAGCCGATACAACGGCCAACCCGGCACCACTTGGTTTCACTGGTCTTGGGCTTTCAGCAGTTTTGCTAAGTTTGACATATGTAGGTTTATTCCCACTGGATTCAATGATAGTCTCAATGGCAATATTTTTGGGTGGATTTGCCCAGGTGTTTGCAGGGATAATGGCATGGAAGAAAGGAGATGTATTTGCCGGAACTGCTTTTAATGCATTCGGGCTTTTCTGGTTCTCACTTGCAGGACTGATTATTTTGCAGTCTCTTGGATGGGCTGCTGCAGCTGAACCAATGTCAATGGCTGCCTATCTCTTCATATGGGGTGTTTACACCTTTGTGATGCTCATAGGTACCTTGAAAATGTGCAACGGCAGCAGAGTCATACAATTTGTGTTCCTTACCCTGTTCATCCTGTTCATCCTGCTTGCAATTATCAATGCTACAGGAATGACCGGTTTACTTGTTATTGCAGGTATCGATGGACTCCTACTCGGATTTGGTTCACTATATGCAGCTCTTGCTATGGTACTGAATGAAATTTGTGAGAAACCTGTGGCTCCAGGTATTTAA
- a CDS encoding cation diffusion facilitator family transporter produces the protein MCRKTLLEKYFFIFVFLIFLISIPKILYGYFYDIIYLETSGYYSLLRGFSIVFIAGSFYVTSLSPNSLHPYGYSKYVKMGQFLVALGIGIISLILIGHSLIGKYSYQKVPVIDISGYIIVLLSVTFYLLLIYSMKKIQFPLQEEKKYNSSDNIKKEVGLTIITLIGLVGIEHGYFFLDVVLSIFFFSFLVKETLSVIWESSSFLSDTFSLDEKQICNLVNSIDGASECHNVRAHGTDSDLYVDLHVCMDPKIKIIQTKPIVEQIESSLKASYSSVRDVTVHIEPGKKKGDFI, from the coding sequence ATGTGCAGGAAAACATTGCTGGAAAAATATTTTTTCATATTTGTTTTCCTGATTTTTTTAATTTCCATACCAAAGATATTGTATGGATATTTTTATGATATAATCTACCTGGAGACCAGTGGATATTATTCACTGTTGAGAGGATTTTCAATCGTATTTATTGCCGGTAGTTTTTATGTTACTTCCCTTTCACCTAATTCCCTGCACCCTTATGGTTATTCTAAATATGTAAAAATGGGTCAGTTTTTGGTAGCTCTTGGAATTGGAATAATTTCTTTAATTTTAATAGGCCATTCACTTATAGGCAAATATAGTTATCAGAAAGTTCCGGTTATTGATATTTCCGGATACATTATAGTCCTGCTTTCTGTCACATTTTATCTTCTGTTAATTTATTCCATGAAAAAGATTCAATTCCCCTTGCAGGAAGAAAAAAAATATAATAGTTCTGACAATATCAAAAAAGAAGTGGGTTTAACCATTATTACATTAATAGGTCTGGTAGGTATTGAACATGGATATTTTTTCCTGGATGTTGTCCTTTCAATCTTTTTCTTTTCATTTTTGGTAAAAGAAACCCTTTCTGTAATATGGGAAAGTAGCAGTTTTTTGAGTGACACATTTAGCCTGGATGAAAAGCAAATATGCAATCTTGTAAACTCAATAGATGGGGCCAGTGAATGTCACAATGTAAGGGCACATGGAACAGATTCCGACCTTTATGTTGACCTGCATGTATGTATGGATCCAAAAATAAAGATCATCCAGACCAAACCAATTGTTGAACAAATAGAATCGTCCTTAAAAGCAAGTTATTCATCAGTCAGGGATGTTACTGTACATATTGAACCTGGAAAAAAGAAGGGAGACTTTATATGA
- the mtaC gene encoding methanol--corrinoid protein MtaC gives MTSLDLDPSEILERYNVKMEKAMTPDDAAAELYPKDELIRPIAESIYEGEEDDTVEGLKKAIDAGKDPIALIDDALMVGMGVVTKLYDEGIIFLPNVMMSADAMLDGIDYCKSQAKEPPVSKGKIVCHVAEGDVHDIGKSIVSALLRANGFDVVDLGRDVPVDEVIESVKKEKPMMVTGTALMTTTMYAFKAVNDRLLEAGIKVPFQCGGGAVNQDFVSTYELGVYGEEAADAPKMAEAILAGADLGKLKEQFHQH, from the coding sequence ATGACCAGTTTGGACTTAGACCCCAGTGAAATTCTGGAAAGGTATAACGTCAAAATGGAAAAAGCAATGACGCCGGATGACGCGGCAGCAGAACTTTATCCAAAAGACGAGCTGATTCGCCCTATTGCAGAATCAATTTATGAAGGCGAAGAAGATGACACAGTAGAGGGCCTTAAGAAAGCAATTGATGCCGGTAAGGATCCAATTGCCTTAATCGATGATGCCCTGATGGTGGGAATGGGAGTAGTAACTAAACTCTACGATGAAGGTATAATTTTCCTGCCAAATGTAATGATGTCTGCAGATGCAATGCTTGATGGTATTGATTACTGTAAATCCCAGGCCAAGGAACCACCTGTATCCAAAGGAAAGATCGTATGCCATGTTGCAGAAGGTGACGTCCATGACATCGGTAAATCCATTGTATCAGCCCTCCTGAGAGCAAATGGTTTCGATGTAGTGGATCTTGGACGTGATGTACCGGTAGACGAAGTAATTGAATCTGTCAAGAAGGAAAAACCAATGATGGTGACAGGAACTGCTTTGATGACCACCACAATGTATGCATTCAAGGCTGTTAATGACAGGCTTCTTGAAGCAGGTATTAAAGTTCCATTCCAGTGTGGAGGCGGTGCAGTAAATCAGGACTTCGTATCTACCTATGAGCTTGGAGTATATGGAGAAGAGGCTGCCGATGCACCAAAGATGGCAGAGGCAATTCTTGCAGGCGCAGATCTTGGCAAACTCAAGGAACAATTCCATCAACACTGA
- a CDS encoding MFS transporter: MEKGRLLVYLSIFTIMGLSNAVIPILPELAGLGSGNHAVELSSLLFSAYFIGALLTMLPFGILAERYGFMRFVTISLVLTFFSGVIMLYTNDIHLLILARLMEGTACGAFFPAAFSYLGSFNKRKQYMGEFNFLLNAGLAAGVALSGLLATMGLKYGIMAFTVISFLTLIAGMGYLYKNGRDKEKLQSPIIAEIRQKIFTTSGFLVDKSYTGIWIIVFVLIGTNGVLLALYPDYSTGMLSKAELGIAIAVSYVSTMISSIWISHTSMESKKMINMGIVIAASGTLATIWLPFVGFALLGSGSGLAMVGLPTLLASMSKNKGITMGLYSTYTYGGLAIMPIFAGALSGFVGLEIIFAIFAILLFLTLFVNYKMRLNKTYIS, from the coding sequence ATGGAAAAAGGTAGGTTACTTGTTTATTTATCTATATTTACTATAATGGGATTGTCCAATGCAGTGATACCTATTCTTCCTGAACTTGCAGGACTTGGATCTGGAAATCATGCAGTCGAATTGTCAAGTCTTCTTTTTTCTGCCTACTTTATAGGAGCTCTGCTTACGATGCTGCCATTTGGAATACTGGCAGAGAGATATGGCTTTATGAGATTTGTGACAATAAGCCTGGTGCTAACCTTTTTTTCAGGAGTTATAATGCTTTATACCAATGATATTCACCTGCTGATCCTTGCAAGATTGATGGAAGGGACTGCTTGTGGTGCATTTTTCCCTGCGGCATTTTCTTATCTTGGTTCATTCAACAAGAGAAAACAGTATATGGGAGAATTTAATTTCCTATTAAATGCAGGACTTGCTGCAGGTGTTGCTTTAAGTGGTCTTTTGGCTACCATGGGCTTAAAGTATGGTATCATGGCTTTTACAGTTATATCTTTCTTGACCCTTATTGCGGGGATGGGATACCTGTACAAAAATGGCCGGGATAAAGAAAAATTGCAGTCTCCAATTATTGCTGAAATCCGACAAAAGATCTTCACAACTTCAGGATTTCTGGTAGACAAATCTTATACGGGCATATGGATAATAGTTTTTGTACTGATAGGTACCAATGGTGTATTACTTGCTTTGTATCCTGATTACAGTACAGGCATGCTTTCCAAAGCCGAACTGGGAATTGCCATTGCTGTAAGCTATGTCAGCACAATGATATCTTCCATTTGGATATCACATACATCCATGGAATCAAAAAAAATGATCAATATGGGCATTGTGATAGCAGCTTCAGGAACTCTGGCGACGATATGGTTGCCCTTTGTAGGATTTGCGTTACTGGGATCCGGTTCGGGACTTGCAATGGTCGGATTGCCAACACTGCTGGCATCCATGAGTAAGAACAAAGGTATCACAATGGGTCTCTATAGCACTTATACTTATGGAGGTCTTGCAATAATGCCTATATTTGCAGGAGCCCTGTCGGGATTTGTAGGACTGGAAATAATATTTGCGATTTTTGCGATTCTCCTTTTCCTGACCCTTTTTGTTAATTATAAAATGAGGTTAAATAAAACTTACATAAGTTAA
- a CDS encoding hydantoinase/oxoprolinase family protein, with the protein MKYSLGIDAGGTYTDVVIIENNSGKVVSSNKALTTYPDLLEGIENSIDGLDFQYLEDIAVVSVSTTLATNTVLENTGYPVALILIGEHGSESEGFPSQHIFHAKGGHDHKGLEMQELDVKPIESFVEDVKDKVSAFAISSHFSIRNPDHEIKTRELIQSIVDMPVVCGHELSQDIGAYERAVTATLNARLIPVIKQFIETIIKDIRRRGISARLLMLKCDGSVTGIEDALKKPIETVFSGPAASLIGASHLSGRHTCVTIDVGGTSTDISSISKGVPELSESGGIVGGWKTRVRAIHMETSAMGGDSGIWTRKGELFIGPRRLIPLCVAAEMYPGFISKLKNASNPQRDLFDENIQPARFFVKNGYGKHELTDNERKILDVLGSEPMSYRELTSLTRSHISSNMLDLLIGKRFIRVIGFTPTDVLHVLGDYEQWNVEAASIGADILARFAFSSKFEICEVLKEKFALNMAYDLICFALPNIEKESIMETLTGNYPATFKMKSPVVLIGGPVAPYVKSLGNIVDADIILPDHADVGNAIGALYGKGIKRLEYLIRPVSLSEPDQDFLVFSQNGRKSFQTYTQAYDYSIDNGKNVLFEYMKSCGIKKDQISFNIKEKKVIPEGWKHPPMETQLTIMGIGTSPL; encoded by the coding sequence ATGAAATATAGCCTGGGCATAGATGCCGGTGGAACTTATACTGATGTGGTCATCATCGAAAACAATTCAGGAAAAGTAGTCAGTTCAAACAAAGCACTTACAACATATCCTGATTTACTTGAAGGTATCGAAAATTCAATTGATGGTCTTGATTTTCAATATCTTGAAGATATTGCGGTCGTTTCTGTCTCTACAACCCTTGCCACAAACACGGTCCTTGAAAATACCGGCTATCCCGTAGCACTTATACTGATTGGGGAGCATGGAAGCGAAAGCGAAGGTTTTCCTTCCCAGCATATATTTCATGCAAAAGGTGGACATGATCACAAAGGCCTGGAAATGCAAGAACTTGATGTTAAGCCCATCGAGTCCTTTGTTGAGGATGTAAAGGATAAAGTATCTGCATTTGCAATTTCATCACATTTCAGCATCCGTAATCCGGATCACGAAATAAAAACAAGAGAATTGATTCAATCAATTGTTGATATGCCAGTTGTTTGTGGTCATGAACTCTCCCAGGATATAGGAGCTTATGAAAGAGCTGTAACGGCTACACTGAATGCACGGCTTATTCCTGTAATAAAGCAATTTATTGAAACTATAATCAAAGATATCAGAAGAAGAGGGATAAGTGCCAGGCTCTTGATGCTTAAATGTGATGGCTCTGTAACAGGTATCGAGGATGCACTCAAAAAACCTATAGAAACCGTATTTTCAGGACCAGCTGCAAGTCTTATCGGAGCTTCTCATTTAAGCGGGAGGCACACCTGTGTCACAATAGATGTTGGGGGCACAAGTACTGATATTTCATCCATTTCAAAGGGGGTCCCTGAACTAAGTGAGTCTGGTGGAATTGTAGGAGGATGGAAAACCAGAGTACGTGCAATTCATATGGAGACCTCGGCAATGGGGGGGGATAGTGGAATCTGGACGCGTAAAGGAGAACTTTTCATAGGACCCAGGCGCTTAATTCCTCTGTGTGTTGCAGCAGAAATGTACCCGGGATTCATATCGAAATTAAAAAATGCTTCTAATCCACAAAGGGATCTTTTTGATGAAAATATCCAACCAGCCAGATTTTTCGTTAAAAATGGCTATGGCAAACATGAGTTAACAGACAACGAAAGAAAAATACTTGATGTACTTGGTAGTGAACCGATGTCTTACAGGGAACTGACATCCCTCACCAGGAGCCATATTTCATCAAATATGCTGGACTTACTTATAGGCAAACGATTCATAAGGGTTATAGGTTTTACTCCGACAGATGTATTACATGTACTGGGAGATTATGAACAATGGAATGTGGAAGCCGCATCGATCGGGGCTGACATTCTTGCAAGATTTGCTTTTAGCAGCAAATTTGAAATATGTGAAGTACTGAAAGAAAAATTTGCTCTCAATATGGCATATGACCTTATATGCTTCGCCCTCCCAAATATCGAAAAAGAGAGTATAATGGAAACCCTAACTGGTAATTATCCTGCTACTTTTAAAATGAAATCGCCTGTAGTTCTTATTGGTGGCCCTGTAGCCCCCTATGTAAAATCACTTGGGAATATTGTGGACGCTGACATCATTCTCCCCGACCATGCAGATGTAGGAAATGCAATTGGAGCTCTATATGGTAAAGGAATCAAAAGGCTTGAATACCTTATAAGGCCTGTATCCTTATCCGAACCCGACCAGGATTTCCTTGTTTTTTCCCAAAATGGAAGAAAGAGTTTCCAAACTTACACGCAAGCCTATGATTATTCCATAGATAACGGCAAAAATGTACTGTTTGAATATATGAAAAGTTGTGGTATCAAAAAAGATCAGATATCTTTCAATATAAAGGAAAAGAAAGTGATTCCTGAAGGGTGGAAACATCCTCCCATGGAAACACAATTGACAATTATGGGAATAGGTACATCCCCTCTTTAA
- the mtaB gene encoding methanol--corrinoid protein co-methyltransferase MtaB, with protein MSVKHYSSMEYDNFEDLLFGHSKYPVKTGLDLEIGAGYTTAEINYAPRPGAAENKATLVNEYERITRDIMERMVQVGFPSVVLETEHVQQMTHNPEWGADIATAQKAIMEEYHDEYGIKCALRHTVGDIRGNRESIDLRGDAYSRILESFEQVASSGADMLSIESLGGKEVFDHSILRNDMRGVIFSVGILGAFDVEYIWKDICNIAKKNKVVPAGDTACAQANTAMFVAGGLLDFKLSHSAASVVRAISASRSLAAYEAGAVGPGKDCGYENNIIKAITGYPISQEGKGSTCAHSDLMGNMAMQCCDLWSNESVEYRGDFGGTTVQCWGETLSYDCSMMNTALEAGVGKTLRDVLMVSDRYRDPQAFILSYDNAYRIGEVITAHPDDLYLRAKEAGMKACELIESGSEGFLELSKFEKATIKKAQNDLKSLDENMESFICNCLHTYSSEVDTFNPSNYGL; from the coding sequence GTGTCTGTTAAACATTATTCTTCCATGGAATATGACAATTTTGAAGACCTGCTTTTTGGCCACTCAAAATATCCTGTGAAAACCGGTCTTGATCTGGAAATTGGTGCTGGATATACCACTGCTGAAATCAATTATGCTCCCCGTCCGGGTGCGGCTGAAAATAAGGCAACACTTGTAAATGAATACGAGCGTATTACCCGTGACATAATGGAAAGGATGGTCCAGGTTGGCTTCCCATCAGTCGTACTTGAAACCGAACATGTGCAACAGATGACACATAACCCTGAATGGGGGGCTGATATTGCAACTGCTCAAAAAGCAATCATGGAAGAGTACCATGATGAATATGGTATCAAATGTGCCCTGAGGCATACAGTGGGTGATATCCGGGGAAATAGGGAAAGCATTGATCTGCGAGGAGATGCTTATTCCCGGATTCTTGAATCCTTTGAGCAAGTCGCTTCTTCAGGAGCGGATATGTTGTCGATTGAATCCCTTGGAGGCAAAGAAGTATTTGATCATTCTATCCTGAGGAATGACATGCGGGGAGTTATCTTTTCAGTTGGTATACTTGGCGCTTTCGATGTTGAATATATATGGAAGGATATCTGCAATATTGCAAAGAAAAATAAAGTAGTACCTGCGGGCGATACGGCCTGTGCACAGGCAAACACTGCAATGTTTGTTGCAGGGGGACTGCTTGACTTCAAATTATCCCATAGTGCGGCATCTGTTGTAAGGGCAATTTCTGCATCAAGATCCCTTGCTGCATATGAAGCAGGTGCAGTTGGTCCGGGTAAGGATTGCGGTTATGAGAACAATATTATTAAGGCAATTACCGGTTACCCCATTTCCCAGGAAGGCAAAGGTTCTACATGCGCCCACTCAGATCTAATGGGCAACATGGCCATGCAGTGTTGCGATCTCTGGTCCAATGAATCTGTGGAATATCGGGGAGATTTTGGAGGAACCACTGTACAATGTTGGGGAGAAACTCTTTCTTATGATTGCAGCATGATGAATACGGCATTGGAAGCCGGAGTTGGTAAAACCCTGCGTGATGTGCTAATGGTTTCGGACAGATACAGGGATCCACAGGCATTCATACTATCGTATGATAATGCGTATCGTATTGGTGAAGTAATAACTGCCCATCCGGATGATTTGTATCTTAGGGCAAAAGAGGCAGGCATGAAAGCTTGTGAATTAATAGAAAGTGGTTCCGAAGGATTCCTGGAGTTATCCAAGTTTGAAAAAGCTACAATAAAAAAAGCCCAAAATGACCTGAAATCATTAGACGAAAATATGGAATCTTTTATTTGTAATTGCCTGCATACCTATTCATCTGAAGTGGATACTTTTAACCCATCAAATTATGGCCTTTAA
- a CDS encoding PFL family protein, with product MFIHPEEIMETIHMISSMNLDIRTVTMGINLRDCAHPDIETFNDNIHEKMTRCASKLVDVADEVEQMYGIPIINKRISVTPIATIAETFTQEEIVSIAKTLDRAANEIGVDFIGGFTALVHKGMTDGDRRLINAIPEALAVTEKVCSSVNVATTKAGINMNAVKLMGKVIKETADLTRDREGIGCAKLVVFANAPEDNPFMAGAFHGVGEADCVINVGVSGPGVVNSAIRDLDNPDLGEIAECIKKTAFKITRMGEMTGREVSRRLEADFGVVDLSLAPTPEVGDSVAAILEAMGLESCGTHGTTAALALLNDAVKKGGAMASSSVGGLSGAFIPVSEDAGMIEAVKRGSLKLDKLEAMTSVCSVGLDMIAVPGDTSASTISAIMADEMAIGMINRKTTAVRIIPAPGKKTGDMVEYGGLLGSCPVMPVHKFSSEEFVKKAGRIPAPIQALTN from the coding sequence ATGTTCATTCATCCTGAAGAAATAATGGAAACCATTCATATGATTTCCAGCATGAACCTTGACATACGAACTGTCACAATGGGAATCAACCTGCGAGATTGTGCTCATCCTGATATTGAGACTTTCAATGACAACATTCACGAGAAAATGACACGTTGCGCCAGCAAACTGGTTGATGTTGCAGACGAAGTCGAACAAATGTATGGCATACCCATAATCAATAAACGTATATCTGTTACACCAATTGCCACAATTGCAGAAACATTCACACAGGAAGAGATAGTTTCCATTGCAAAGACTCTTGACAGAGCAGCCAATGAAATCGGAGTTGATTTCATAGGTGGTTTCACCGCTCTTGTCCATAAAGGAATGACAGATGGTGACAGAAGGCTTATTAATGCAATCCCTGAGGCTCTTGCAGTTACGGAAAAGGTTTGTTCTTCTGTTAATGTAGCAACTACGAAAGCCGGCATAAACATGAATGCTGTGAAGCTTATGGGAAAAGTGATTAAAGAAACTGCAGACCTTACCAGGGACAGGGAAGGTATTGGCTGTGCTAAACTAGTAGTTTTTGCAAATGCCCCGGAAGATAATCCTTTTATGGCTGGTGCTTTTCACGGAGTCGGCGAGGCTGATTGCGTCATAAATGTTGGTGTTAGCGGTCCTGGTGTTGTAAATTCTGCTATAAGGGATCTGGATAATCCTGACCTTGGAGAAATTGCTGAGTGTATAAAGAAAACCGCCTTTAAAATCACAAGAATGGGAGAGATGACCGGCAGGGAAGTGTCCCGCAGACTGGAAGCTGATTTTGGAGTGGTGGACCTCTCACTTGCACCCACGCCTGAAGTTGGTGATAGTGTAGCAGCTATCCTTGAGGCAATGGGGCTGGAAAGCTGTGGCACCCACGGAACCACAGCTGCTCTTGCATTGTTGAATGATGCGGTGAAGAAAGGCGGTGCAATGGCATCATCTTCTGTAGGCGGACTAAGTGGGGCTTTTATACCTGTAAGTGAGGATGCAGGAATGATAGAAGCTGTGAAACGTGGTTCACTGAAACTGGATAAGCTCGAAGCAATGACATCTGTATGTTCGGTGGGATTGGATATGATTGCAGTTCCCGGAGACACTTCAGCCTCTACGATTTCGGCAATTATGGCCGATGAAATGGCTATAGGAATGATAAACAGAAAAACAACAGCAGTGCGCATCATTCCTGCACCGGGCAAAAAGACAGGAGATATGGTTGAGTACGGAGGATTGCTTGGAAGCTGTCCGGTCATGCCTGTCCACAAATTCAGTTCTGAAGAGTTTGTTAAAAAGGCAGGGCGTATCCCGGCACCAATACAGGCACTCACAAACTGA
- the mtaC gene encoding methanol--corrinoid protein MtaC yields the protein MIDINPKNILMRYNILVESDMTPEEVAEQLYPTDPHIRQVAKAVFEGDEDEVVVALQNTIDSGVDPLSLINDALMAGMEVVSTLYDYGLLYLPDVIISAQAMIEGIEYCKEQSKQIHESKGKIISYVVEGDIHDIGKKIVTVLLRANGYEVIDLGKDVPVEEVVAAAKRENPIMLSGTALMTTTMHAFKDVNSRLLASDINVPVVCGGGAVTQDFVSDYDLGVYCEEAADVPKIADSILHGLDIRKLRDAFHKH from the coding sequence ATGATAGATATCAATCCTAAAAACATCTTGATGCGCTACAACATATTGGTTGAAAGCGATATGACTCCTGAAGAGGTGGCAGAACAGCTGTACCCCACAGACCCACATATTCGTCAGGTCGCCAAAGCTGTTTTTGAAGGCGATGAGGATGAAGTTGTCGTTGCTTTGCAAAATACAATTGATTCCGGAGTTGATCCTCTTTCACTTATAAACGATGCTCTAATGGCAGGAATGGAAGTGGTATCTACTCTCTATGATTACGGATTATTGTACCTGCCGGATGTTATTATCTCTGCCCAGGCAATGATTGAAGGAATAGAATACTGTAAGGAACAATCCAAGCAGATTCATGAATCAAAGGGTAAGATCATTTCTTATGTTGTAGAGGGAGATATTCACGACATCGGGAAAAAGATTGTAACCGTTCTTTTACGTGCCAATGGTTATGAGGTTATTGACCTTGGAAAAGATGTGCCTGTTGAAGAAGTTGTAGCCGCAGCCAAAAGAGAAAACCCGATAATGCTTTCGGGAACAGCTTTGATGACCACTACAATGCATGCTTTCAAAGACGTGAATTCGCGACTGCTTGCGAGTGATATAAATGTACCTGTAGTCTGTGGCGGGGGTGCTGTTACCCAGGACTTTGTTTCCGATTATGATCTGGGGGTATATTGTGAGGAAGCTGCAGACGTACCAAAAATTGCAGATTCCATCCTGCACGGATTGGATATAAGGAAATTAAGGGATGCTTTCCATAAACACTAA
- the mtaB gene encoding methanol--corrinoid protein co-methyltransferase MtaB: protein MTVNRYTKMAYASADDMIFGNSPNPVKAGLDLEIGAGYTTPEVNYAPRPEAGETKEKLVKEYERITRDIMERMVQVGFPAVVLETEHVQQMTNNPTWGGEVANAQKAIMEDYHDEYGIKCALRHTPGDIREDRDYLQLRGEKYNTLMESFEEVASNGADLLSIETMGGKEVFDRAILRNDVPGMLFAIGCLGTMDMEYIWQDIAKVAKKNNVVAAGDTDCAQANTAMFIAGGLLDKNLAHTLAIIARAISAPRTLAAYEAGAVGPGKDCGYENTIVKSIAGVPIAQEGKSSTCAHSDVMGNLVMQCCDLWSNESVEYHGEFGGTTVQCWSESLAYDCALMNVSLQTGQSKNLRDMMVLSDKYRDPQGYILAYDNAYKVGEAIVKDSDDIYLRAKNAAVECVNLLENADPKLQMTRFEKNALADASEALAGLTDDSDKFLSDSLEQYKKEVKVFRPENYGL, encoded by the coding sequence ATGACAGTAAACAGATACACCAAGATGGCATATGCCAGCGCAGACGATATGATTTTTGGAAACTCTCCCAATCCTGTAAAAGCAGGGCTGGACTTAGAGATTGGTGCCGGTTACACCACACCTGAAGTAAACTATGCACCAAGGCCAGAAGCCGGTGAGACCAAAGAGAAACTTGTAAAGGAATATGAGCGTATTACCCGTGACATAATGGAAAGGATGGTCCAGGTAGGTTTCCCGGCAGTTGTACTGGAGACAGAGCACGTTCAGCAGATGACCAATAACCCAACCTGGGGTGGAGAGGTCGCAAATGCACAGAAAGCCATTATGGAAGATTACCATGATGAATACGGCATCAAATGCGCTCTGAGACACACTCCTGGTGACATTCGTGAAGACCGTGATTATCTGCAGTTGAGGGGAGAAAAATACAACACCCTTATGGAATCCTTTGAAGAAGTTGCATCAAACGGTGCAGATCTCTTATCCATCGAAACTATGGGTGGTAAAGAAGTCTTTGACCGTGCAATTCTAAGAAATGATGTGCCGGGTATGCTTTTTGCAATTGGTTGCCTGGGTACTATGGATATGGAATACATCTGGCAGGACATTGCGAAAGTTGCCAAGAAGAACAATGTCGTCGCAGCTGGTGATACTGACTGTGCACAGGCAAACACTGCAATGTTCATTGCAGGTGGACTCCTTGACAAGAACCTGGCCCACACCCTTGCAATAATTGCTAGGGCTATATCCGCACCACGTACTCTTGCTGCATATGAAGCAGGTGCAGTTGGTCCTGGTAAAGACTGTGGTTACGAGAACACCATTGTAAAATCAATTGCAGGTGTCCCGATTGCTCAGGAAGGTAAATCTTCCACATGCGCCCACTCCGATGTAATGGGTAACCTTGTAATGCAGTGCTGTGACCTCTGGTCCAATGAATCCGTAGAATATCACGGTGAATTCGGTGGTACAACTGTACAGTGCTGGAGTGAATCCCTTGCATATGACTGTGCACTGATGAATGTCTCTCTCCAGACAGGTCAATCCAAGAACCTCAGGGACATGATGGTTCTCTCCGACAAGTACAGGGACCCTCAGGGATACATCCTGGCCTATGACAATGCCTACAAGGTCGGTGAAGCAATTGTCAAAGATTCAGATGATATCTATCTGCGTGCAAAGAACGCTGCTGTAGAGTGTGTAAACCTGCTTGAAAATGCAGATCCCAAACTACAGATGACCAGATTCGAAAAGAATGCACTTGCAGATGCAAGTGAGGCTCTGGCCGGGCTTACTGATGACTCAGATAAGTTCCTCAGCGACTCCCTTGAACAATACAAAAAGGAAGTCAAGGTATTCAGGCCGGAGAACTACGGTCTCTGA